GAAAGTGAACCTGAGCTTCTCAATGCCCATTGCTCAGAACCTTcacaagtttttttaatttttttttattagttttaagaATTATAATATCCTAATTAATCATTACAGACCGTAGGAAATGGTTCATTCATCAATGTTCAtcttttagaagaaaaaaaatcaaaatcttttaaatacatgcgcaaaatagttttaaaagttaaacGCATTTGAAGTTCCACAATTCATGATGTCACATTGATTAAATTGGTCTTCAGGGTCCAACTAGCAGattgtataatgaaaaataattgtaaacagGGACAATCTTCACCCTCCTCAATagtttattcaattttcattcatTACAAATATTAGCAGGTGCTTCCTTTAAGGTATCTGGATGATTCGTTCCAACTCCGATTCGTCCCAACAAATTCGTCCCAAATTGCTTAGACAATTCGTTCCAACTTTTTCCAAAACTTGTCAGTTCGTTCCAACTTATTCAAGAACAGTATTAAACAATAATAACCATTTGCATAgccttattatttcaatttataatgCTGTACtgatatatataatgtaaataaatacttagctttaaaagaaatctatgattTATTAATTGGGAAGAAAGGACGTTGGGTATGATATATTggtaataattaattattaagtATTTCAtgacaatttaatattttaaaaatgaacaaagtACTAACTAGTGTTATTTTCAAAGAATTCGTTatcattataattgattattgtATTCCAATGATGTGAGCATAATAGTTGTTCATGCAGTCATCAAAAGAATTATATCGCACTTAGCTTGGGTCATAGCTTGGGTCACAAATGCTTGTTAATAATAAGTAAAGCCATACCACATTCACTATGTTTTTCTTACGTGCATCGTTACTACTCATTAGCACCGGTTGTGtatgttttacaatataaaattttactCAGTTTCCTGTACGAAACCGAAAAAAGTAActtcaaagaaatataaaaaacacaGCTACAGAAGCCAGCAACTAACAGTAAGCCAGCTGATGTCATCCGTTGCTGTAATCGTTGTGCCATCCATTGACTAGTAGAACTTTCTGAAAAACTGCAAGACTTTTGAACAATTATCAATGaattgttattgttatattttggttattaatatatatgtgtcAATGACATGATATCAAATAAACTTGTAAAcctaaaacttattttttttttattgcaaaagaTTCAGATTATCCCGAAATATGATATAAGCTGACAAGAAAAGGGAAAAAACAAAGACAACCCAAAAAAACTATgtctaaataaacaaatattgcaCATATAAATCTGcgtttttcaacatatatatttgttaaaatcgAACCATAAAAGCCTTCAAAGATATTGCTGAAAAACGATCttttaatatgaaaacataaaatatgatacataaaCAGTGAAAGAAAGTTGGAACAAATTGTTTAGACTGATTGAAACTGTGACGAtctattatatgaaatatacataaaaaaaatgacaaggaattgacaatttttgccATGAACAGTGGGTTGATTCACACAAATTCAGTGATTTACGAACACAAACATTATAATAAAGTTGGAACAAATTGTTAATTCTGATTAATAATGAACTAAATCAGTTGGAACAAATTGTTAAGTctgattaataataaaataaatcagttGGTACGAATTGACAATTGACTTGGTACGAATTGTCCAAATCTGGAACGAACTGGGTTGGAACGAATCGGACTTGGAACGAATTGACTAGCATTCtcctttaaacatgttaaaatatgcAGTTGATAgtttaataattaaattttggaaAGTTGCATTAGGTTGATTCAATGAATGTTGATTGACCCTAGGTGAACATGTAACGTTTACATAAATGCAGCAAAAAATTGGGCACTCATGCACTCTATGGGAAATAGAAGTACTCTCAAGAGAGGATGAAAAGGGAAATCAATGTTTGGTTCCGCTcctggatcccgcttactgttttgtcagattcctgtatccaGCTTACACTATATACAtgagcaattctcattttttttgtcatttcctggGTCCTGTAAGACCTCATTTCCcattttcacgacacaataatttgactttcaggCGTCATGCTTACAAACAATCGACAATCCCgtgtcacgcttagaccccaatgagacccacaatTGAGCGTGGGAGACTTCCTATATTATATATGAAGCGTTCTGGAATTCCAGCAGTGTAGTCAATGGTCACAAACATCAAGAATCCCCAATTTGATGCATAAAGTTATACTAAAAATACAGACTTACAAAATGTACAGTGCAAGAATGACGAAAGAAATTTACCGGCCAGCATCgttcttatattttataaggGTGTGACACagaaacattttaaagttaaacaatCAAGCTTAAGAAGTGAAGCTGTATTAAAATGCATATCGATAACCTTTACACTAAAGTATTAACCTGGAACAGACAGTTTGCAAGATGAATACTGTATAAATATGTCATTAAACTTGCCAGCAAAACTTTACCaatatttatacaatttgagttatctcccttagcACAAACGGTGAAGATGAAAATATTTCCGGGAATGCAGACAATCTGTTCCGACTATATTAAAAGTGCAAGCCTGATTTGGCTCCGAGTAAATTTGGCTAaacttcaatatatatttttacaatatcaGACTTCTTCAATTAGACTATTGTTCCCTGCTAATAAAGGTAGAAGCAAGTCaattttaccccccccccctaaaaaaattaaaccctTTTGGGGTTACACTATAAAAGACCTGAAACTGAGTGGACCTGACATTCAAAAGTCCTGAAGATGTAGGGCCCTACGActcaaattattcaaattgcaattacttttttaaatattcaatattggaATTTCCTCAAGCTGAAGCTAGAATTTGATTCAATGttgatattcatatttcattaacACATCGATgtttactgaaataaaaaaaaaaagatgtgtgaTGCCAAAAGTTGCCGACCCGAACGGAGAAATGAAAAGACTTGAACGGATCTGAAAATCTATGGTCGGACTTATTCTCATTAGATCTACATTAGTGGCAAGGTTTCGGTgcaaaatatagttgacatgcACTTTATTCTTACAATGAGAACTTTTTTAATACTCAATCTTTACACTTTAGATTTTGTGAAACTAAACTGAAGTTTAGtataatgataatattaaaaaaataatcgttTATTGAAAATAACTTATCAACCATGTGATCTTTTAAAGACGCGTATTCGTCCattggaatgtttttattacatGCACGTCATGGTGCCGGGTGTAATTCACACCTTGTAGTGATAAAGTGATAAAAGATGATAACTGGATCATTTgtctaaataaatttaaactttttattttaatcctTAAATTGGATTATCACTAAATATTGACACACGAACTAGACAGAAATATGTCCTCCTTGCAGAGTTTTgtcaaaaacatacaatatgaaagtataaaaatatgtgatatgattgcctatgagattACTCTCACAAACAACCAAATGAAATTCAACAACCATATTTGTTCGtctatgtttttctttttcttttaaacaaatattagcAAAATTTTAGGATCATTCAGATTTTTTATTCTTAGTTCAGGTCCAATTTTAGACACCCCAATAATGATCAATAATAtgtttcacttttttcactttcagtCAGGTAAATGTTTGTTAATTACTTCCcttatgaaattgaaaatgttgcTGCAGCATTGCCGTAGCGTTGCGGCTTTATAGCTGCAACCTAATCAGGTTGACAGAGGATTGTTGCCGGAGTAGTGCTGGATGATGCTGCTAGCGGCATTGTTCTGGCATCATTGCGACactaatttctttcaaaattaatgAGCACCACAATATAGCCAGAAAATTTGATGATGTCATTTCCTGCGTTTTTAGCTATTCCCTGTAATAGTGTACGTGTTAGAAATCCACCATGTTGCTTGTGATTATAACTATTGAAGAATTTTGTGTTctagctgggtttttttttttgaagatttgaAGACTTGTAAGTAAACACATATCAAGTAATTGCATGTATAGAAAAGATCAATCTTGCATTGTGTATTTCAATAACATGGCCTCATCTGAGttttctatacatgtatctgtgaagtttgtggtttttttttttgcagcagTTCAGTTGCATACTTGTAGTTTGGTAAATAACACAATGTTATATGCTAAACTTAGGGCACattacaaaatttcattattttttatgcagATACCGCTGACATTAATTTTATGTGCCTGTgcataaaaatttataatgCATGAATGCATGTCATATATATGCATTGACAACTTGTTTTTGCTGGCACAATACATGATTTTATACAAATCACGGCCTATTCGCATGTTTTGTCACTAAAATGATGCAAGAATATAGCCGTATTAGCGCCGCAACAGCTCCACAATCATAATGCCagaaaactaatttgcatacgaAATACGCTATAGCCGCATCAGTGCCGcaacatgatcatgatgatgccAGAATATTGCCGCAACGGTGCCAGAATATAGCTGCAATTATGGTGCCagaaaactaatttgcatacgaAATATGCTATCGCTGCATCGAAGCCGCAACAGTTTGCAGCAACAAAGCCGCAGCATAGCCATACTGCTGCCGCAACTATGTGCCAGAGGGCTTATATTTCCATAAGGGAATTgagctatttttattttttaagcaaTTTGACTGTTTTTATATGTCGGGGAGATggatgtataaaaaaatcactGAAAAAAATCCCAAGTTGTGTTATGAGCACGTAGTCAATACTCATTGTTTGGAATTAACAAGCAACTCGGAAGGACAGCGGCCTTTAGAAGTGACATGCATCTTCAACctcttttttaatgttgaaactCCTATGCGTTTTTAACAAGTTTCTTTCAACATTGAACAAGGTGCACCATAATGGACCATAATGGGCCGATATACCACATTTCTCGAATACTCATTGTTTGCCTTGGGCAGTTTCTTGTtattttgtcgggttgttgtgtctttatcactttccccatttccattctcaatcttaGATATTATTGTACAATTTTTATCAGGGAATATTCAATAAGTTTTTGACATATTGGCGTTTTAGAATTACTGCTTGTGTTTAAACgtgattgtttgttttgttttgcggCTAGTTACAGATTGGGGTTGCTCCTCTTAGTAGAAACTGCAGAATATATATACCAAGggaacacaaaaaaatagtatattaaagaaaattagaaaaaaatcttaaagcaATACAAACGATGAAAAGACATACAATAGTCTTTCCAAAACAACACAGGGAAGATAAAGACTGGGTAACATGAAATTCTACCATGCAAAACCCTCAGGCAAAACCGAGGAAAAGATTAGATATTCCAGAAGAGGAAACACATCCTATTCCATTTGTGGCATCCGTCGAACGGAATTCATTAACAAAAAGAATCAAGATCATGAATGTCTAGTCTCCGCTAACATTCTTATTCTAAGATGAGGGAATAAACTATACGGGTAGGCACCTCGGGTGGTTTTCTCTTAATGGAGCtaccatttaatttttattgggGCTgggatgaaattttaaaaaaggcaagacaggagttttgagtaataaaaaaggcaggatgagcaacttggccataaaaaaggcaggatgagcaacttggccataaaaaaggcaggatgagcaacttggccataaaaaaggcaggatgacaattttatgtaaaaaacaagtcaggataaactaagaAAATaagcaggacagagattacaactaaaaataaatgtaggaCAACATTTTCCATCCTagcccccataaaaatcaaatggtagctccctaactGATATATAAGAAGGACCCAATAAGGTATAACgtatatgttcattaaaatagttatcaagaAAACTCAATTAATCTACAGTTAAGAGGTAGGTAAGAGCTTTCAAAATTCGTGGAttttgtttaacgtccagtggcaaatatttatacatatttatgaaATGCTGAACAGTAGTTTTGAACAGCATAAATTGGACATATAAGCTTcctaacaataaaattaaagcGGACTATTATGATCTCATTTCTCATTGTTCAATAAACATCCATTTTTAGACAGGCAGGTTCTAGTGCTTTTccattcaaatatgaaatattcaGGTAAAAATGATCTTGTTGGATGACCTTTTAATCATGAACACAATTTAATACATGCAATGTTTTTCGTCTTCTTatttcccaaaaaaatatttataaaatttgaccCATTTATCTTATGGTTTCTTTGTAATGTTGACGTACTTTGAATTTACAGGTAAATGTGTAcctaaataaactttttaataaaatggcCGATAGAAAGGTATGTATTGTTGAAAtcatatttgaacatttttttgaatGTAGACATACACTTGAGACTAGAAATGGGGACTGCGCCAAAGAGACAACGATCCGATTAAAGAGTAGCAAACATGCAGCCGAAGGTTCTGCAACTGTAGACGGGCTTTTACAGTTGGCCCCTAAATTTGTACTTCATGTACATGAAGATAAGTGAAAATGGATGTCACACTaaacttcaaaacatataatgaattagaaataaaaagaatacaagactaacaaaggcaagaggcctgttttgggacaggcgcaaaaatgagCCGGTTAAACATGTGTTGtattgagatctcaaaaaacatgtttaaccccgccgtattttgcgcctgtccaaagtcaggagcctctggcctttgttagtcttgtatgatgtttgattttagtttcttgtgtataattcggagtttagtatgacgttcattatcactgaactagtatacacatttgtttaggggccagctgaaggtgcgggagtttcttgttgcattgaagacccattggtgcccttcggctgttgtctgctcgtgttgttgtctctttgacacattactcatttccattctcaattctatttgTGTACCTCTCTATACTTCTAGCCAATGTAAAATAAGCAAACACTCATCAATACGCACAGTACCCGTGTCAGTATAGGTAACAAAAGTAACAAACCCAAATAACAATGATTCATAGAATAACAcaggactactagcagtaacTGACATGCAAGTTCTAGATCTAGACCTCAATAACGTTAAACTCTAGCATAATTCCACCTGTTTGGGGTTTAGCATCAAACCATTATAGAATATATACGAGAAGAACATATCCCTGTCATGTAAACAATGGTTTTAGAATCGAAGGGTTAATTGTCGTTCCAAAGGCCTTATGCATGAGTGTATCAGTATTATACGTAACTGGACatgacaaaaaatgtatatcttcgcaaattgaatttctatttaaataacaaCATGCTACCACAACTAGACTGTTAGCTTGACCCTTATTTCTAGTGATGCAACCGATTTGAGGCTTTGGGATTAAGAACACAAAATCCAGCAGATCTTAGACTGTTGATTTTCGGTgttaaattaattaataattttgaaagatgattttaactatttattttGTCACACACTGGGTTGCTGCTGTCACATTGACTACAACATTTTTGTAtcattaatatatgtatattgccaatatgaatattacaaaaaatatttgcatattgccaatatgaatattacaaaaaatatttgcatattgccaatatgaatattacaaaaaatatttgcatattgccaatatgaatattacaaaaaataattagcttatatacatgtatatttgattttcaattttagtcgACCACGAGTTATTTTTCCAAGATCTGTGGCCAAAATGTCAAGGTCAAAGCAGACACTGCCGAATGGAATATTTCATACTCTGGTGGTAGATTATTCACATGTCAGCCAATCACAGCCGGCCAAACAATTGTTTTCAACCTCTTTGGCAGTGGACATGTAGAGTTTGGTCTTTTTTGCAAAGATCCTGAAGAACTTATGAATGTTTCTTccattgaaaatcaaaatgaattcAAGTATTTACAGACCACCAGAGTACATAAAATTGGTGGGAAAATACACGTGGTCTGTTCAGAGGACGGCTCAAAAGTAACGTTCAGGCGAGACAATCAGGAATGTTGTTCTAACATAGATGTTGACAATAAGACGTGGATAACAGCCAATCTTGTGTTTGGTAACATAACCGCTCAAATAGGTCAGTGTatacattaaataaaacaagacgCTATAACACTGAACGGGCCTCTTTATAGAAAAATCTTCAGTAGAGGGAAATACCTCTATAAAAGAGTTAACTTTCAACTTCTGTCATGTTGGAGTATTTGTAGATAATAATTATCCTGCAGATTATTTTTCTCTCTTATAGTTTTCACGATAATAGGCATACACTTATTTTAAAGGTCACTAACTCCAattatagatttatttatacttttgaaGATAATAggcaaaaatataagaatttgggaggacaataactccaaaaTACGAATCGACTGACGATTTTGGTCATAATGACTTATTCGTAGATCTGGACACTTGGTTAAGTTTTGATATGTAAAACATCAGTCTCTCTGTTATAGTTGTCGAGATGAAAggccaaaaattaaaaaaatatttttatcggaAAAACTCTTCGCTAAAAAACAAATACCCTTTTCTTCTTGCAGTTTGGGTGTTAACAAATAGTAGGAATAATCTTTTTACAGCAGATGACCGTGAGGGAATTTCGGTGGTTTGTTGCCACAGACATTTCCAACCCACGTGACTTGCGTTTTCGACTGAAAACCGAGCGTATTTCGTATAATTTCGCTGATATTATCGAGTGCAAAATAACATTccttatcatatacttagactaaataacattatgataatagcattaaattaaagtattttccatatttttcgaattggtgcttagcgggctgatatgaaaagtttatcacatgcttcgattgttatcacatgcctttccgtaacgttatcacatggcatttcggtgatactcggcaaattccggaaaacACACCTTAATGCTAcattttcagtgaaaaacattacaaaatagtgtacaaaacaattatttgaatactggaaagtatattgtgtaaaataagtaaattagattaaaaaaaatattaaataaatagattttctgaaacataatttagaaatagttactttaaaaaagttaacttttccaaacaatgttcattgtgtatattgttgaattattattttgtcgattcgtccatataaaaatgttgtttttttttctctgttgaggcatatgataaaaagatttcatattgaatgtatcaaattttgaGTCCGACGTCCGTGATCTTTTTACTCTTTTAACTTCTTTTCgggaaccacgtaaaaggatcaatatatgaatctgttatttttctctactgttgaagcatatgataaaaagatcataacatgtcatttttcatatcgcatgtattatcagccctcggtcaatatcagccctcgagccatgcggctcttgtgctgatattgaacctagggctgataatacatgcgatatgaaaaatgccatgtaataatctgatattatcgcttgttatatattaatttcactagtagatattcatgaaaataattttttaagatCATAGATAAATGATATGAGAATGTGTTGTCGTTAGAACTATATATGTACCAATAACAAATCAAGTATACCGAAAGTTTGTAATAACGCATGCGGAAGAATATCTCCAGAACTTTTTGCAACAAACGCAAAATATGATTGCCTATTCAAATTCAATCAATTTGATATTCTCTATCTATAGTGGTTTTCATGagactaaatatttaaaatatatatatatatatatattacctaTATAAATCAACCAAAGCCTACATGCACGTGTCATTAATTATATTTTCTCGTATTTTAGAAAACCCATATATGTGTTTCCACCGGGTAAAAGGAGAAAATGTCAATCTAACAGAAACCAAGTCTAAGGCCAATTTAAAGACAGTCAACCCATCAACAGTTTGTTATATTCCACACCGCCTTCGTACTAATGACCAACTCCAATTACATCTAACGCCAGTCAAATTTGATGGCAGGCCACCTAGtgtttattttgtcaaaatggcGGTCAGTGAATATGACCCAGAAATATTCATGAACAATTTAAAACCAATCCACTGTTTGGAAGACCTACCGGTAACTATTATACCACCAGAAGTTTGTTCCTCAGAAGGGGATATACATGTGGAAATATGTGACAATAAAGTAATTACGAAACAAAGAAGTTTACCGGAAGTTGTCGCAAACACGGGCATCGATATATCCCGAGGTTTCTATTGTTTGTTCGAGCTTTATCGTGTAAAGCTGTCGTGTCTTAGAATTGGACCAGCATTAGAGTCAAACTTTTCTTCGCAAAATATACCCAGTTCTAATCTTAATGGACTCACACATAGTAATTTAACCAACGGATTGAACCAAGAAAACAGTCATAGTGTAACAGGAACAAAATCCGAAAGCCAGAAAGAGAAATTTGatcaaatatttgatataatcgAAGCACTTGAAAAAGAACACTGTGATAAGTTAGAGATAAGAGAAGACTTTGAATGCGTGAAATGTAGACTATCcgaaatcaaaaacaaattgagCTCATCGTCAATAGTCCATACTCAAATTCCGGAAAGTGAAATAGCGATGAAAATTAGAGAAAATTATTCTCGACTTTTGATATGCATTGATCCATTGACATTATCGGACCATCTTTTTCAAGAGAACATGATATCTTTTGATAATCACCAGCACGTGCGAAACAAGTGGCAAGTAGACCCAACAAATGCCAAACGAGACTTACTGGCAATGTTGATGGTCCGTAAATTGGATAAGCACGTGCTCAGGAAAGTGTTGACAAATTGTAAACAGGAACATGTTCATGATATTCTTTTTCCAGAAAATGCAATgtaacatacatttttattgttaaaacaatttgtattattattattgtgacttttttcttttttgattgtAGCTTGGCGTTGATCTGATTCCAatgaaatttcattattttacctAATGATTTACCTGACATTATAATACTTTCATAAATGgccagtggaaaatatttcatgcatattctaAACGACTATAGTCACCATAGAGATGAAGTTAATACAACAGTGAGAcagcaacacaacaacaaaaaacacaaaagacatATATGGCCAACAAACCAATTTTAGCACATTCAAGAATCTACTAGTATTTCTGTAACATTCTTTAAGATTGCCccgaaatatttaaattgaaataagacaaaatactgaaacatttaaattaaatcttTGACAAAGTCCAGATAAGATGTAAAGCCATAATAAGATCAGCAACAATCAACTTATATTGTCTATTGGGTAAATTTCTTTGCAAAAACATTAAGGTAAATTTGTTCAACAGAATATATTGTCACGGCATGCATGTGTAACATATGGAAGATTGATGTCGAAAAACGAGCGTCAAGTCACGTGGTTCTTTCCGGGTACCTTGGTTTACTCAAAGTTTATTAAACTGGCCGTCAAACGAAAATGGCAAATAAATCATCAAGCAAACAAATGtgtaaatgcatactatacACATGAGAGAAAACAATGAATTATGTTCTAACCGTTATATACG
The nucleotide sequence above comes from Mytilus trossulus isolate FHL-02 chromosome 5, PNRI_Mtr1.1.1.hap1, whole genome shotgun sequence. Encoded proteins:
- the LOC134717791 gene encoding uncharacterized protein LOC134717791, encoding MADRKSTTSYFSKICGQNVKVKADTAEWNISYSGGRLFTCQPITAGQTIVFNLFGSGHVEFGLFCKDPEELMNVSSIENQNEFKYLQTTRVHKIGGKIHVVCSEDGSKVTFRRDNQECCSNIDVDNKTWITANLVFGNITAQIENPYMCFHRVKGENVNLTETKSKANLKTVNPSTVCYIPHRLRTNDQLQLHLTPVKFDGRPPSVYFVKMAVSEYDPEIFMNNLKPIHCLEDLPVTIIPPEVCSSEGDIHVEICDNKVITKQRSLPEVVANTGIDISRGFYCLFELYRVKLSCLRIGPALESNFSSQNIPSSNLNGLTHSNLTNGLNQENSHSVTGTKSESQKEKFDQIFDIIEALEKEHCDKLEIREDFECVKCRLSEIKNKLSSSSIVHTQIPESEIAMKIRENYSRLLICIDPLTLSDHLFQENMISFDNHQHVRNKWQVDPTNAKRDLLAMLMVRKLDKHVLRKVLTNCKQEHVHDILFPENAM